Proteins encoded together in one Corynebacterium liangguodongii window:
- a CDS encoding PH domain-containing protein, translating into MTDSPQVFRPTREHILAIVLMTAIALIGIAWAPLVLGWILLFPAAYLAWVLSSSTTVSSRGIETRYLMRRNASLAWGELAGIAFQGARALATTKDGSTYPLPGVTFNTIPELSEASGGAITDVITQSAEAADGKYEIIDRAGHKVLLTRDEYDAYVRVHPDLYGPRPAGSTKI; encoded by the coding sequence ATGACTGATTCGCCCCAGGTCTTTCGCCCCACCCGCGAGCACATCCTCGCGATCGTGCTCATGACGGCGATCGCCCTGATCGGCATCGCCTGGGCCCCGCTCGTACTCGGCTGGATCCTGCTCTTTCCCGCTGCCTACCTGGCGTGGGTGCTCTCTTCGTCCACCACCGTCTCCTCCCGCGGCATCGAGACCCGCTACCTGATGCGACGCAACGCCTCGCTTGCGTGGGGCGAGCTCGCAGGCATCGCCTTTCAGGGTGCACGCGCCCTCGCAACGACCAAGGACGGCTCCACCTACCCGCTACCCGGTGTAACGTTTAACACCATCCCCGAGCTCTCCGAAGCCTCGGGCGGGGCCATCACCGACGTCATCACGCAAAGCGCCGAGGCCGCCGATGGCAAATACGAAATCATCGACCGCGCCGGGCACAAGGTCCTGCTCACCCGCGATGAGTACGACGCCTACGTGCGCGTGCACCCCGACCTCTACGGCCCCCGCCCGGCAGGGAGCACCAAAATTTAA
- a CDS encoding mechanosensitive ion channel family protein → MPFEYIAVGLWRWFANTGINLALLILLALLVPRAGRFANRIAERRAAELPDSGESKSHLAIAGVGIYIAQAIAYFLILVFFLQQLGFSLAGAAIPATVVSAAIGFGAQSIIADFLAGFFILSEKQYGVGDFVTFQGNGIDVSGDVIQITMRATQIRTMQQSTISIPNSTARICINQSNYWSSAVVVVPVPLLGSDSADEAIARSEAAARRALARPEICVNVRDELAVHPAVEINPPATVGMPWTVDMRFVVRVEPLSQWMVERAIRVAILNEFWEEYGSATTIEGTRIAHVVDESEKLDGFPPTEYMDPLELPAEDSEMDSAAGSETQAVTAPAAAGEAEEDPATETLTGDSGAEEKLPRMAFGGRIRLSTALLLAAFLILLLARGLTLDPAGADNRGVLAPPPASTEPATPTTHATPTTGADSVTDTVPADTPSSTAVPAETTPPTVPAQPSSQAPQATPPNPAPEGSTAPAPQSGTGEAGGASPSVPPAHADSAPPVGAPASQPANPLG, encoded by the coding sequence ATGCCTTTTGAGTACATCGCCGTCGGGTTGTGGCGCTGGTTCGCCAACACCGGCATCAACCTCGCACTTTTGATCCTCCTCGCGCTGCTCGTGCCGCGCGCGGGGCGCTTCGCCAACCGCATCGCGGAGCGCCGCGCCGCGGAGCTGCCCGACTCCGGCGAGAGCAAGTCCCACCTCGCCATCGCCGGCGTGGGCATCTACATCGCCCAGGCGATTGCTTACTTCCTCATCCTCGTCTTCTTCCTGCAGCAGCTCGGCTTCTCCCTCGCCGGCGCCGCCATCCCCGCCACCGTGGTCTCCGCCGCCATCGGCTTCGGCGCACAGAGCATCATCGCCGACTTCCTCGCCGGCTTTTTCATCCTCTCTGAAAAGCAGTACGGCGTCGGCGACTTCGTCACCTTCCAGGGCAACGGTATCGACGTCTCCGGTGACGTCATCCAGATCACGATGCGCGCCACCCAGATCCGCACGATGCAGCAGTCGACCATCAGCATCCCCAACTCCACCGCGCGCATCTGCATCAACCAGTCAAACTACTGGTCTTCCGCCGTCGTCGTTGTCCCCGTGCCGCTGCTCGGCTCCGATTCCGCTGACGAGGCGATCGCACGCTCGGAGGCAGCCGCGCGCCGGGCGCTGGCCCGCCCCGAGATCTGCGTGAACGTGCGCGACGAGCTTGCGGTCCACCCCGCCGTTGAGATCAACCCGCCGGCCACCGTGGGGATGCCGTGGACCGTCGACATGCGCTTCGTCGTCCGCGTCGAGCCGCTGTCCCAGTGGATGGTCGAGCGCGCCATCCGCGTGGCCATCCTCAACGAATTCTGGGAGGAATACGGCTCTGCCACCACGATCGAGGGCACCCGCATCGCCCACGTCGTCGACGAAAGCGAGAAGCTCGACGGCTTCCCGCCGACCGAGTACATGGACCCCCTCGAGCTGCCTGCCGAGGACTCAGAGATGGATTCAGCGGCAGGTTCAGAAACACAGGCCGTGACCGCGCCCGCCGCCGCGGGCGAGGCGGAGGAGGACCCGGCGACCGAGACACTGACGGGCGATAGCGGGGCCGAGGAGAAGCTGCCGCGCATGGCTTTCGGGGGCAGGATTCGCTTGTCGACGGCCCTCCTCCTCGCCGCCTTCCTCATCCTGCTGCTTGCCCGCGGGCTCACCCTCGACCCCGCCGGCGCCGACAACCGGGGCGTGCTCGCCCCGCCACCAGCCTCGACGGAGCCCGCCACGCCGACAACACACGCCACACCGACTACCGGCGCAGACTCTGTGACAGACACCGTGCCCGCCGACACGCCCTCCTCCACCGCAGTGCCGGCGGAGACAACCCCACCGACCGTCCCCGCACAACCCTCCAGCCAGGCCCCGCAAGCAACGCCGCCGAACCCTGCCCCGGAGGGCTCCACGGCACCGGCGCCGCAGTCGGGCACCGGGGAGGCCGGTGGGGCGTCGCCAAGCGTGCCCCCTGCCCATGCCGATAGCGCGCCGCCGGTCGGCGCTCCCGCTTCGCAGCCCGCGAACCCGCTTGGCTAG
- a CDS encoding acetolactate synthase large subunit produces MAASIKPSKKAPKTPEAPAPERMTGADAVVRSLEALGTDIVFGLPGGAVLPLYESLFAAHTLRHVLVRHEQGAGHAATGYAQATGKVGVCIATSGPGATNLVTPLADAYLDSVPILAITGQVGSPLIGTDAFQEADIRGITMPITKHNMMVRSAADIPAAIAGAFHIASTGRPGPVLVDIPKDVQNEELDFSWPPVVDLPGYKPNTKPHSRQIVQAAKLIATSKRPVFYIGGGVIKAGAHEELLALAEETGVPVVTTLMALGAFPQSHPLYMGMPGMHGSVPAVGALQEADLLIAVGTRFDDRVTGDTETFAPLAKTIHADIDPAEVGKIREVDVPIVGDARRVLSQLLDVFKEGKANAPKIGAWIERLNELKERFPRGYDPQSDGSLSPQFVIETLASQVGTDAIYVAGVGQHQMWSAQFLNFDKPRTWLNSGGLGTMGYAIPAALGAKAGCPDKEVWAIDGDGCFQMTNQELTTAAMEGFPFKVALINNGNLGMVRQWQTLFYDGHYSHTKLGGEVYVPDFVKLSEALGAEAIRVTSEDEVIPAIRRAREINDRPVVIEFIVGEDAQVWPMISAGASNSDIQYALNIRPFFEQEESVGTAPEDIDDVVELGSEQEKGN; encoded by the coding sequence GTGGCAGCTTCCATAAAGCCCTCGAAGAAGGCCCCGAAAACCCCTGAAGCGCCCGCGCCCGAGCGTATGACCGGCGCGGACGCGGTTGTCCGCAGCCTGGAGGCTCTCGGCACCGACATCGTCTTCGGCCTGCCCGGCGGGGCGGTCCTCCCGCTCTACGAGTCCTTGTTCGCGGCCCACACGCTGCGCCACGTTCTCGTGCGCCATGAGCAGGGCGCCGGGCATGCGGCGACGGGCTACGCGCAGGCCACGGGCAAGGTCGGCGTGTGCATCGCCACCTCCGGCCCGGGCGCGACGAACCTGGTGACTCCTTTGGCCGATGCCTACTTGGACTCCGTTCCCATCCTCGCCATCACCGGCCAGGTGGGATCGCCGTTGATCGGCACCGACGCGTTCCAGGAGGCCGATATCCGCGGCATTACGATGCCGATTACGAAGCACAATATGATGGTGCGCTCGGCCGCGGACATCCCGGCGGCGATCGCGGGAGCATTCCATATCGCCTCGACCGGCAGGCCGGGGCCCGTGCTCGTGGACATTCCGAAGGACGTCCAAAACGAAGAGCTCGACTTTAGCTGGCCGCCCGTGGTGGACCTCCCCGGCTACAAGCCCAACACCAAGCCCCACTCGCGCCAGATTGTGCAGGCGGCGAAGCTCATCGCCACCTCGAAGCGGCCCGTGTTCTACATCGGCGGGGGCGTGATTAAGGCTGGGGCCCACGAGGAGCTGCTTGCGCTTGCGGAGGAAACCGGGGTGCCCGTCGTCACCACCCTGATGGCTCTTGGCGCGTTCCCCCAGTCGCACCCGCTCTACATGGGCATGCCCGGCATGCACGGCTCCGTGCCTGCGGTCGGCGCACTGCAGGAGGCCGACCTGCTCATCGCCGTGGGCACGCGTTTCGACGACCGCGTCACCGGGGACACCGAGACCTTCGCGCCCCTCGCGAAGACCATCCACGCCGATATCGATCCCGCCGAGGTGGGCAAGATCCGCGAGGTGGATGTCCCCATCGTCGGCGATGCCAGGCGGGTGCTCTCCCAGCTTCTCGACGTCTTCAAGGAAGGCAAGGCCAACGCGCCGAAGATCGGCGCGTGGATCGAGCGGCTCAACGAGCTCAAGGAGCGCTTCCCGCGCGGGTATGACCCGCAGTCCGATGGATCGCTCTCCCCGCAGTTCGTCATCGAGACCCTCGCCTCGCAGGTCGGAACCGATGCGATCTACGTCGCGGGCGTGGGCCAGCACCAGATGTGGTCGGCGCAGTTCCTCAACTTTGACAAGCCCCGCACGTGGCTGAACTCGGGCGGGCTGGGGACCATGGGCTACGCCATCCCGGCGGCGCTCGGCGCGAAGGCGGGCTGCCCCGACAAGGAGGTCTGGGCGATCGACGGTGACGGCTGCTTCCAGATGACGAACCAGGAGCTCACCACCGCCGCGATGGAGGGCTTCCCCTTCAAAGTGGCCCTGATTAACAACGGCAACCTCGGCATGGTGCGGCAGTGGCAGACGCTGTTCTACGACGGCCACTATTCGCACACCAAGCTCGGCGGCGAGGTCTACGTGCCCGACTTTGTCAAGCTCTCCGAGGCGCTCGGCGCCGAGGCGATCCGGGTAACCTCCGAGGACGAGGTCATCCCGGCGATCCGCCGGGCGCGAGAGATCAACGACCGCCCGGTTGTCATCGAGTTCATCGTTGGGGAAGACGCGCAGGTCTGGCCGATGATTTCGGCCGGCGCTTCGAACTCGGATATCCAGTACGCACTCAACATCCGGCCGTTCTTCGAGCAGGAGGAGTCCGTGGGCACCGCGCCGGAGGACATCGATGACGTTGTAGAGCTAGGCAGCGAGCAGGAGAAGGGAAACTGA
- the ilvN gene encoding acetolactate synthase small subunit — protein MNRDETTRNILSVLVQDVDGIITRVTALFTRRGYNLVSLVSAKTETEGINRLTIVVDASEYHIEQITKQLHKLVQVLKVLRLDDDNTIARSLMLVKVNANNTNRPQVVDAANIFRARVVDVAPESVVIEATGTPSKLRAFLDVMETFGIRELVRYGQVALGRGPKSMSTSK, from the coding sequence ATGAACCGAGACGAGACCACAAGAAACATCCTCTCCGTCCTCGTGCAAGACGTCGACGGCATCATCACCCGCGTCACCGCGCTGTTTACCCGCCGCGGCTACAACCTGGTGTCCTTGGTCTCCGCGAAGACAGAGACGGAGGGCATCAACCGTCTCACTATCGTCGTCGACGCCAGCGAGTACCACATCGAGCAGATCACCAAGCAGCTGCACAAGCTCGTCCAGGTGCTCAAGGTCTTGCGGCTTGACGACGACAACACGATCGCGCGGTCGCTGATGCTGGTGAAGGTCAACGCCAATAACACCAACCGGCCGCAGGTCGTCGACGCGGCCAACATCTTCCGCGCCCGCGTCGTCGACGTGGCCCCGGAATCCGTCGTCATCGAGGCCACCGGCACGCCGTCGAAGCTCCGGGCGTTCCTCGACGTGATGGAGACCTTCGGCATCCGCGAGCTTGTGCGCTACGGCCAGGTGGCGCTGGGCCGCGGCCCGAAGTCCATGTCGACGTCGAAGTAG
- the ilvC gene encoding ketol-acid reductoisomerase: MAIEVFYDKDADLSLIQGKKVAVIGYGSQGHAHAQNLRESGVEVVVGLREGSKSVEKAKEAGFEVKSNAEAAAWADVIMLLAPDTSQAEIFTNDIEPNLKDGDALFFGHGLNIHFKLIEPAENITVAMVAPKGPGHLVRRTFADGKGVPCLIAVEQDPNGNGQDLALSYAAAIGGARAGVIPTTFEAETVTDLFGEQAVLCGGLETLIMNGFEVLTEAGYEPEMAYFECLHEMKLIVDLIYEGGIANMNYSVSDTAEFGGYLSGPRVVDEGAKERMREVLKDIQSGEFTRRLVANIDNGNTELEGLRAKVAEHPIEKTGAQLRDMMSWVKNPLSETA; this comes from the coding sequence ATGGCAATCGAAGTCTTCTACGACAAGGACGCCGACCTGAGCCTCATCCAGGGCAAGAAGGTCGCCGTGATCGGCTACGGCTCGCAGGGCCACGCCCACGCCCAGAACCTCCGCGAGTCCGGAGTCGAGGTCGTCGTCGGCCTGCGCGAGGGCTCCAAGTCCGTGGAGAAGGCGAAGGAGGCCGGCTTCGAGGTCAAGTCTAACGCCGAGGCTGCGGCCTGGGCCGACGTGATCATGCTGCTCGCCCCGGATACCTCCCAGGCCGAGATCTTCACCAACGACATCGAGCCGAACCTCAAGGACGGCGACGCACTGTTCTTCGGACACGGCCTCAACATCCACTTCAAGCTCATCGAGCCGGCTGAGAACATCACCGTCGCGATGGTCGCGCCGAAGGGGCCGGGCCACCTGGTGCGCCGCACCTTCGCCGACGGCAAGGGCGTTCCCTGCCTCATCGCGGTTGAGCAGGACCCGAACGGCAACGGCCAGGACCTCGCGCTGTCGTACGCAGCCGCGATCGGTGGCGCCCGCGCCGGCGTCATCCCGACGACCTTCGAGGCCGAGACCGTCACCGACCTCTTCGGTGAGCAGGCCGTGCTCTGCGGCGGGCTGGAGACGCTCATCATGAACGGTTTCGAGGTGCTCACCGAGGCCGGCTACGAGCCGGAGATGGCCTACTTCGAGTGCCTCCACGAAATGAAGCTCATCGTCGACCTCATCTACGAAGGCGGCATTGCCAACATGAACTACTCCGTCTCCGACACCGCGGAGTTCGGCGGCTACCTCTCCGGCCCGCGCGTGGTCGACGAAGGCGCAAAGGAGCGCATGCGCGAGGTGCTCAAGGACATCCAGTCCGGCGAGTTCACCCGCCGCCTCGTGGCCAACATCGACAACGGGAACACCGAGCTGGAGGGCCTGCGCGCGAAGGTTGCGGAGCACCCGATTGAAAAGACCGGCGCCCAGCTGCGCGACATGATGAGCTGGGTGAAGAACCCGCTGAGCGAAACCGCGTAA
- a CDS encoding DUF262 domain-containing protein encodes MGFTTPSYSLTDLFSRAGRGELQLPDFQHDVVFDVDRVRSLVTTVLRGYPVGAFLALDTRNVAPRFASRPINGVAGSLAEPGLLLLDGQQRLTALYQAFGGDGTGDGGVETFDLMGRRIVRRFFVDIRRAVSADPMPVEAVFAVDEKGAVRSHFGPEIPGGIAGTDDMIAHGVIPVSLLLHARGSELLFDIAAATANPEVRGAAAAFHARVASQLNAYSIPVMRIERDTPLTGIGQIFAHVNSAGVKMDVFDLLTAAFTLEDPEFSLPAHWQGVERQLRSHPALEGIGRIEFLRAVSLFVTAGQGTASGHRGDILSLTVADYVAAADEVVEGFAAAARFLSERFMFHANQVPYTAQIVSLAVVLARLGGQQGASEGGGVDGESQSARDRLNRWFWSGVFGELYGAHSPMIRAASDVDEVTPWVRGETDQLPRTVADARCERQRIATAGPESGVYRALGALLMARGARDWRTGMPFTSDTIAELEPSLELVFPPEVCRAQGVDPALLRSAVGRTPMGIRTRLIIESTEPRRYLPRLQSKSLLDDAEFDAVIRGHDIAPEHLLASDAAAFFADRLDRLVALVEHAMGTRVAADEA; translated from the coding sequence ATGGGCTTTACCACGCCGAGCTACTCGCTGACTGACCTGTTCTCCCGCGCGGGCCGCGGCGAGCTGCAGCTGCCTGACTTCCAGCACGACGTCGTCTTCGACGTCGACCGCGTGCGCTCGCTGGTCACTACGGTGCTGCGCGGCTACCCCGTCGGCGCCTTCCTCGCCCTCGATACCCGCAACGTCGCGCCCCGGTTCGCGTCGCGGCCCATCAACGGGGTCGCGGGCTCGCTCGCGGAGCCCGGGCTGTTGCTTCTCGACGGCCAGCAGCGCCTCACCGCCCTCTACCAGGCCTTCGGGGGTGACGGCACCGGCGACGGGGGAGTGGAGACGTTCGACCTGATGGGCCGCCGCATTGTGCGGCGCTTCTTCGTCGATATCCGCCGCGCCGTCTCTGCCGACCCGATGCCCGTCGAGGCGGTCTTCGCCGTCGACGAGAAGGGGGCGGTGCGCTCCCACTTCGGCCCGGAAATCCCCGGCGGGATCGCGGGCACGGACGACATGATTGCCCACGGCGTCATTCCTGTCTCGCTGTTGCTCCACGCCCGCGGCAGCGAGTTGCTCTTTGACATCGCGGCGGCAACAGCAAACCCCGAGGTGCGCGGCGCAGCGGCGGCTTTCCACGCCCGGGTGGCCAGCCAGCTGAACGCCTATTCCATCCCGGTCATGCGCATCGAGCGCGACACGCCGCTGACCGGGATCGGCCAGATCTTCGCGCACGTGAACTCGGCGGGCGTCAAGATGGATGTCTTCGATCTGCTCACGGCCGCCTTTACCCTGGAGGACCCGGAGTTTTCTCTCCCGGCGCACTGGCAGGGCGTGGAGCGGCAGCTGCGCAGCCACCCGGCCCTCGAGGGGATCGGGCGCATTGAGTTCTTGCGTGCGGTATCGCTGTTCGTCACCGCCGGGCAAGGGACGGCGAGCGGGCACCGCGGGGACATCTTGAGCCTTACCGTGGCCGATTACGTGGCCGCCGCCGACGAGGTGGTCGAAGGCTTCGCCGCTGCGGCGCGGTTCCTCTCCGAGCGTTTCATGTTCCACGCCAACCAGGTGCCCTACACCGCGCAGATCGTCTCCCTGGCGGTCGTGCTCGCGCGCCTCGGTGGGCAGCAGGGCGCGAGTGAGGGCGGCGGGGTCGACGGGGAGTCGCAAAGCGCGCGCGATCGGCTCAACCGGTGGTTTTGGTCGGGCGTGTTCGGCGAGCTCTACGGAGCGCACTCGCCGATGATTCGGGCCGCGAGCGACGTCGACGAGGTCACCCCGTGGGTGCGGGGCGAGACAGATCAGCTCCCGCGCACCGTGGCGGACGCGCGGTGTGAGCGCCAGCGCATTGCCACGGCGGGGCCCGAATCGGGGGTCTACCGCGCCCTCGGTGCACTCCTCATGGCGCGCGGCGCCCGGGATTGGCGCACCGGTATGCCCTTTACCAGCGACACCATTGCGGAGCTCGAGCCCTCGCTGGAGCTGGTTTTCCCGCCGGAGGTGTGCCGCGCTCAAGGGGTCGACCCGGCGCTGTTGCGCTCGGCGGTGGGCCGCACCCCGATGGGCATTCGCACGCGTCTCATCATCGAATCGACCGAGCCGCGGCGCTACCTGCCGAGGCTGCAGTCCAAGAGCCTGCTTGACGACGCCGAGTTTGACGCCGTGATCCGCGGCCACGACATCGCACCGGAGCACCTCCTGGCCTCCGACGCGGCGGCGTTTTTCGCGGACCGCCTCGACCGGCTCGTCGCGCTGGTGGAGCACGCGATGGGCACACGCGTGGCCGCTGACGAGGCGTGA
- the serA gene encoding phosphoglycerate dehydrogenase yields MTKPVVLIADKLAPSTVDALGDAVEVRWVDGPNRTELLAAVPEADALLVRSATTVDREVIEAAPKLRIIGRAGVGLDNVDIDAATERGVMVANAPTSNIHSACEHAIALLLATARQIPAADKTLRDAEWKRSAFKGVEVFGKTVGIVGFGHIGQLFAQRLKAFETTIIAYDPYANPARAAQLGVELVELEELMAKSDFVTIHLPKTKETAGMFNADLLAKAKEGQIIINAARGGLVDEQALHDAILAGRIRGAGFDVYASEPCTDSPLFALDQVVVTPHLGASTIEAQDRAGTDVADSVLKALRGEFVADAVNITGGRVGEEVAAWLDLARKLGLLAGKLLDAAPASLRVTARGELSTEDVDTLGLSAVRGLFSGIISEPVTFVNAPSIAASRGVEYTVDTHSEARSHRSALEVQVVSATGETSTVTGALTGLERVEKIVNINGRGLDMRAEGRNLFLRYTDAPGALGKVGSQLGNAGINIEAAAMTQTSKGDGAVLILRVEREVGEELEAAIAESIGASSIQIDLS; encoded by the coding sequence GTGACTAAACCAGTCGTGCTCATCGCAGACAAGCTCGCACCCTCCACCGTAGACGCCCTCGGCGACGCCGTGGAGGTTCGCTGGGTCGACGGCCCGAACCGCACCGAGCTCCTCGCGGCCGTCCCCGAGGCCGACGCGCTGCTCGTCCGCTCCGCCACCACGGTCGACCGCGAGGTCATCGAGGCCGCGCCGAAGCTGCGCATCATCGGCCGCGCCGGTGTGGGGCTCGACAACGTCGACATCGACGCCGCCACGGAGCGCGGCGTCATGGTGGCCAACGCCCCGACCTCGAACATCCACTCCGCCTGCGAGCACGCCATCGCGCTGCTGCTCGCCACCGCGCGCCAGATCCCCGCGGCGGATAAGACCCTGCGCGACGCCGAGTGGAAGCGCTCGGCCTTTAAGGGCGTCGAGGTCTTTGGCAAGACCGTCGGCATCGTTGGCTTCGGCCACATCGGCCAGCTCTTCGCGCAGCGCCTCAAAGCGTTCGAGACCACGATTATCGCCTACGACCCCTACGCCAACCCGGCACGCGCCGCCCAGCTCGGCGTCGAGCTCGTTGAGCTCGAGGAGCTCATGGCAAAGTCCGACTTCGTCACCATCCACCTGCCGAAGACCAAGGAGACCGCGGGGATGTTCAACGCGGACCTGCTGGCCAAGGCGAAGGAGGGCCAGATCATCATCAACGCCGCCCGCGGCGGGCTCGTCGACGAGCAGGCGCTCCACGACGCCATCCTCGCCGGCCGCATCCGCGGAGCCGGGTTCGACGTCTACGCCTCCGAGCCGTGTACGGACTCCCCGCTTTTCGCGCTCGACCAGGTCGTGGTCACCCCCCACCTGGGCGCCTCGACGATCGAGGCCCAGGATCGCGCCGGCACGGACGTGGCCGATTCCGTGCTCAAGGCTCTGCGCGGCGAGTTCGTCGCGGACGCCGTGAACATCACAGGCGGGCGGGTAGGGGAGGAGGTTGCCGCCTGGCTCGATCTCGCGCGCAAGCTTGGCCTACTTGCGGGCAAGCTTCTCGACGCCGCCCCGGCCTCCCTGCGCGTCACCGCGCGCGGCGAGCTCTCGACCGAAGACGTTGACACCCTCGGGCTCTCCGCGGTGCGCGGACTGTTCTCCGGCATCATTTCCGAGCCCGTCACCTTCGTCAACGCGCCGTCGATCGCCGCGTCCCGCGGCGTGGAATACACCGTAGATACACACAGCGAGGCACGCAGCCACCGCAGCGCCTTGGAGGTCCAGGTCGTCTCCGCCACGGGCGAGACCTCCACCGTCACCGGCGCGCTCACCGGCCTGGAGCGGGTGGAGAAGATCGTCAACATCAACGGCCGCGGCCTTGACATGCGCGCGGAGGGGCGCAACCTGTTCCTGCGCTACACCGACGCGCCGGGTGCGCTGGGCAAGGTCGGCAGCCAGCTTGGTAACGCCGGGATCAACATCGAGGCAGCCGCGATGACGCAGACGTCGAAGGGCGACGGGGCAGTGCTCATCCTGCGCGTCGAGCGCGAGGTGGGCGAGGAGCTCGAGGCCGCGATCGCCGAGTCGATCGGTGCCTCCTCGATCCAGATCGACCTGAGCTAG